The Streptomyces sp. NBC_00162 sequence ATGGTCCGTACGCTCTCCACGGCGAGCAGCGGCTCCAGGTGGGAGCGCAGCCGCTCGGTGGACATCACCATCGGGTCGCCGCCGGTCACCAGTACGTCGGTGACGTCGGGGTGGTGGCCGAGGTAGGAGACGAGACCGCTCGGGTCGGGCGCGGCGAAGCGCAGGTCCGCGTCCCCGACGAACTGGGCCCAGCGGAAGCAGTACGTGCAGTAGGAGTGGCAGGTCTGGCCCTGGCTCGGGAAGTAGAGCACCGTCTCGCGGTACTTGTGCTGGAGTCCGGGGATCTCGGCGCCGTCCCGGGTGGGGACGTTGAGCTCTTTCTGGCCGGACGGGTGCGGGTTGAGCCGGCCGCGGATCTGCTGCACGAGGGTGCGCAGCGCGACCTTCGACGCGGGGTCCGCGGAGAGCGCGGCCAGGTCCCGTTCGTTCTGCTCGGTCAGCATCCCCCGCTGCGGGAACACCAGTTGGAACATCGGGTCGTCCGGAATGCGGTCCCAGTCGATGAGGTGCGACAGGACGTACTCGTTGACCCGGAAGGGCAGCACCATCGACACGAGCCGGACGGTCTCCCGTATGTCGGCGGGCAGGCCGTGGCGGTCGGCGATCTCGTCGAGCTGCCGCGGCCCGTACGCGCGGAACCGTGCCGTCTCGACAGAATCGGTTGCCAGCAGGGACATGCGGATATTCCTCCAGCCTGGTGCCTGGCAGTTCCGAGCGTGTGCTCGAATGCGGTTCGATGCTAGGGAGAGGATTCGGCCACCGGACCCCAGATCCGACCCCAGCCCGACCCTTACGGCACCCCGGCGGCCCGCTCGCGCGGAGCGCTCCCGCGGCGCGGTGTGCCGACCGGCGCGGACCGGACCCGGGCATGGCGAAGCCGCCCAGGACCGGCGGGGGTTCAGGTCCTGGGCGGCTGTAGGTGGGCCCCTGACGGGGGCAGGTGCCTTACGCGGTGCCCGCGCCCGGCTGTGCGGCCTTCTGCGCCGCCGGGGCGCTCTGCGCGGCGAGTTCCGCGGCCCGCTGGTTGTCGGTCTGGACGGAGCGCAGCCCGATCAGGGCGAAGACCGCGGCTCCGGCCATGACGACGGCTCCGGCCACCGAGGCGGCGTGCACCTCGGTCGTGAAGGCGGTACGGGCCGCCTCGATCAGACTGGCGGACGCGTCGCCCGAGAGCTTGCCGGCGGCCGCCAGGGCGCCGCCGATGGTCTCGCGGGCGGGCTCCAGCGCGTCGGCGGGCACCCCGGCCGGGGCGTCCAGCGCGGAGCTGTTGCGGTAGACGGCGGCGCCGATGCTGCCCAGCACGGCCACGCCGAGGGCGCCGCCGAGCTCCTGGCCGGTCTGGAGCAGGGCGGAGGCGGTACCGGCGCGCTCCGGCGGCACCTGGCCGACGACGAGTTCGGTGACGAGGGTGAGCACCGGGGTGAGCCCGACGGCCAGCGCGATGATGCCGATCAGGATCAGCACCAGGCCGTCCTCGGCCGGCACCTGGGTGAGCATCAGCAGGGCGAGGGTGGCGACGGTGAACCCGGCGCCGATGATGTGAGCGGGCTTGACGGTACGGACGAGGACGGTGGCGACGGGCACGACGGCGCCCACGGCGAGCGTGCCGGGGATGGTCCACAGCGCGGACTTCAGCGCGCTCATGCCGAGGACCGACTGCATGTACTGGGTGCTGAAGAGCGAGTAGCCGACGAGGGTGAAGCAGGCCAGCATGTTCACGGTGACCGAGGCGCCGAAGGCGCGGTTGCGGAACAGCGAGATGTCGATCATCGGGTCGCTGCTGGTGCGCTGGCGGCGCAGGAACAGCGGGACGATGGCCAGGCCGACCGCGATGGCGACGACGTGGGTGACGGAGAAGCCGTCCACGGCGATCTTCTTGAAGCCGTAGATGACCGGCAGCACGATGGCGAGCGAGAGCGCGGCGCTGATCAGGTCGAACTTCCCGGCCGCGGCGTCCTTGAACTCCGGCAGCAGGAACGGCGCGGCGACCAGCAGGAGCAGCATCACGGGGACGTTGATGAGGAAGACGGAACCCCACCAGAAGCCGGTGAGGAGGGCGCCGCTGACCACGGGGCCGAGCGCGGCGCCGGCGGCCATGCCGGTGGACCAGACGGCGACGGCGGTGCGCCGCTGGGTCTGGTCGCGGAACAGGTTCCGGATGAGGGCGAGCGTGGACGGCATGAGGGTGGCGCCGCCGATGCCCTGGAGGGCCCGGGCGGTGACCACCATCTCGGGGTTGGAGGCGTAGGCGGCGAGCAGCGAGCCGCCGCCGAAGACCACGGCACCGATCAGCAGGAGGCGCCGGCGGCCGATGCGGTCGCCGAGCGCGCCCATGGTGAGCAGGACTCCGGACAGGACGAAGCCGTAGATGTCGATCATCCACAGCTGCTCGCTGCCGGAGGGCCGCAGGTCCTCGCTGATGGCGGGGATGGCGAAGTAGAGAACCGTCAGGTCCATGGAGACGAGCAGCACGGGCAGGAGCAGTACGCCGAGGGCGATCCATTCCTTGCGGCCCGCCTTGGCCTCCGGTCCGGTCGTGTCGTTCTCGCTCAGGGAGCTGGTCATGGGGGCTGTCCAATGCTGTCGGGACGGGACGTGGGTACCAGTGAACGGAATGGCGGGAGGGGCGGGGCGGGTCCGGACCGGGAACAGGGGTCGGAACAGGGGTCAGGACAGGGGTCGGAACAGGGGTGGCGCGGGGACGGGGCGGGGTCGGGGCGGGTCGGAACAGGGGGCCGGACCGCCGGTTTCAGGCCTCCTCGGCGGCGCGTGCCGCCAGGGCCCTGCGGTCGGTCTTCCCGTTGGGCGTGAGCGGCAGACCCGGGATCAGGCCG is a genomic window containing:
- a CDS encoding MFS transporter → MTSSLSENDTTGPEAKAGRKEWIALGVLLLPVLLVSMDLTVLYFAIPAISEDLRPSGSEQLWMIDIYGFVLSGVLLTMGALGDRIGRRRLLLIGAVVFGGGSLLAAYASNPEMVVTARALQGIGGATLMPSTLALIRNLFRDQTQRRTAVAVWSTGMAAGAALGPVVSGALLTGFWWGSVFLINVPVMLLLLVAAPFLLPEFKDAAAGKFDLISAALSLAIVLPVIYGFKKIAVDGFSVTHVVAIAVGLAIVPLFLRRQRTSSDPMIDISLFRNRAFGASVTVNMLACFTLVGYSLFSTQYMQSVLGMSALKSALWTIPGTLAVGAVVPVATVLVRTVKPAHIIGAGFTVATLALLMLTQVPAEDGLVLILIGIIALAVGLTPVLTLVTELVVGQVPPERAGTASALLQTGQELGGALGVAVLGSIGAAVYRNSSALDAPAGVPADALEPARETIGGALAAAGKLSGDASASLIEAARTAFTTEVHAASVAGAVVMAGAAVFALIGLRSVQTDNQRAAELAAQSAPAAQKAAQPGAGTA